A region from the Microcella frigidaquae genome encodes:
- the uvrB gene encoding excinuclease ABC subunit UvrB yields MEPTRSVRPFEVVSEYRPSGDQPQAIAELAARINAGETDIVLLGATGTGKSATTAWLIEQVQRPTLVLAHNKTLAAQLATEFRELMPHNAVEYFVSYYDYYQPEAYVPQTDTFIEKDSSINAEVERLRHSTTNSLLSRRDVVVVSTVSCIYGLGAAEEYLEAMVALQVGERIPRETLIRKFVGMQYQRNDVDFSRGKFRVRGDTIEIIPMYEELAIRIEMFGDEIEALYALHPLTGDVVRPLDAVSVFPATHYAASPDTMQRAIATIKEELEVRLAELERQGKLLEAQRLRMRTTFDLEMMEQLGFCNGIENYSRHIDGRAPGEPPNCLLDYFPDDFLVVIDESHVTVPQIGAMYEGDASRKRTLVEHGFRLPSALDNRPLRWEEFLDRTGQKVYLSATPGKYELGITDSVVEQIIRPTGLVDPAIVVKPSKGQIDDLLEQIRVRVERDERVLVTTLTKKMAEELTDFLTEAGVRVRYLHSDVDTLRRVELLRELRQGVYDVLVGINLLREGLDLPEVSLVAILDADKEGFLRSSTSLIQTIGRAARNVSGEVHMYADVVTPSMAHAIDETNRRRDRQLAYNAENGIDPTPLRKRIADITDQLAREGADTAELLAARSGGKPRAATPALRREGVGAAGATELEAIIADLTAQMLTAAEELKFELAARLRDEVQDLKKDLRGMIEAGHVR; encoded by the coding sequence ATGGAACCCACGCGCTCGGTGCGCCCCTTCGAGGTCGTCAGCGAGTACCGACCGAGCGGCGACCAACCGCAGGCGATCGCTGAGCTCGCCGCGCGCATCAACGCGGGCGAGACCGACATCGTGCTGCTCGGCGCCACGGGAACCGGCAAATCGGCGACCACGGCCTGGCTGATCGAGCAGGTTCAGCGGCCGACCCTCGTGCTCGCGCACAACAAGACGCTGGCGGCCCAGCTCGCCACCGAGTTCCGCGAGCTGATGCCGCACAACGCGGTCGAGTACTTCGTCTCGTACTACGACTACTACCAGCCCGAGGCCTACGTGCCGCAGACGGACACCTTCATCGAGAAGGACAGCTCGATCAACGCCGAGGTCGAGCGCCTGCGCCACTCGACGACGAACTCGCTGCTGAGCCGGCGCGATGTCGTGGTCGTGTCGACCGTCTCGTGCATCTACGGTCTCGGCGCGGCCGAGGAGTATCTCGAGGCGATGGTCGCCCTCCAGGTGGGGGAGCGGATCCCGCGCGAGACGCTGATCCGCAAGTTCGTCGGCATGCAGTACCAGCGCAATGACGTCGACTTCTCGCGCGGCAAGTTCCGCGTGCGCGGCGACACGATCGAGATCATCCCGATGTACGAGGAGCTCGCGATCCGCATCGAGATGTTCGGCGACGAGATCGAGGCGCTCTACGCGCTGCACCCGCTCACTGGCGATGTGGTGCGCCCGCTCGACGCGGTCTCGGTCTTCCCGGCGACGCACTACGCCGCCTCGCCCGACACGATGCAGCGAGCCATCGCGACCATCAAGGAGGAGCTCGAGGTGCGGCTCGCCGAGCTCGAGCGCCAGGGCAAGCTGCTCGAGGCACAGCGGCTGCGCATGCGCACCACGTTCGACCTCGAGATGATGGAGCAGCTGGGCTTCTGCAACGGCATCGAGAACTACTCGCGGCACATCGACGGGCGGGCGCCCGGGGAGCCGCCGAACTGCCTGCTTGACTACTTCCCGGACGACTTCCTCGTCGTCATCGACGAGAGCCACGTGACGGTCCCGCAGATCGGGGCGATGTACGAGGGGGATGCGAGCCGCAAGCGCACGCTCGTCGAGCACGGCTTCCGACTGCCGAGCGCTCTCGACAACCGGCCGTTGCGCTGGGAAGAGTTCCTCGACCGCACCGGCCAGAAGGTCTACCTCTCGGCCACCCCCGGGAAGTACGAGCTCGGCATCACCGACTCGGTCGTGGAGCAGATCATCCGCCCGACCGGCCTCGTGGACCCCGCGATCGTGGTCAAGCCGAGCAAGGGCCAGATCGACGATCTGCTCGAGCAGATCCGGGTGCGGGTCGAGCGCGACGAACGCGTCCTCGTGACGACCCTCACGAAGAAGATGGCCGAGGAGCTCACCGACTTCCTCACCGAGGCCGGGGTGCGCGTGCGCTACCTGCACTCCGATGTCGACACCCTGCGTCGGGTCGAGCTCCTGCGCGAGCTGCGCCAGGGCGTGTACGACGTCCTCGTCGGCATCAACCTGCTGCGCGAGGGTCTCGACCTGCCGGAGGTCTCGCTCGTGGCGATCCTCGACGCCGACAAGGAGGGCTTCCTGCGCTCGTCGACCTCGCTCATCCAGACGATCGGGCGCGCCGCCCGCAACGTCTCGGGGGAGGTGCACATGTACGCCGACGTGGTCACGCCGTCGATGGCGCATGCGATCGACGAGACCAACCGGAGGCGCGACCGCCAGCTCGCCTACAACGCCGAGAACGGCATCGACCCGACGCCGCTCCGCAAGCGCATCGCGGACATCACGGACCAGCTCGCGCGGGAGGGAGCCGACACGGCGGAACTGCTCGCAGCGCGCTCCGGCGGCAAGCCCCGCGCGGCGACGCCCGCCCTGCGGCGCGAAGGCGTGGGTGCGGCGGGGGCGACCGAGCTCGAGGCGATCATCGCCGACCTCACCGCGCAGATGCTCACGGCGGCCGAGGAGCTCAAGTTCGAGCTCGCCGCCCGGCTGCGGGACGAGGTGCAGGATCTCAAGAAGGACCTGCGCGGCATGATCGAGGCCGGGCACGTGCGCTGA
- the rapZ gene encoding RNase adapter RapZ has protein sequence MPDSVPHDVLIVTGMSGAGRSTVANALEDIGWYVVDNLPPQMLRPLVDLAVHPGSALPRIAAVVDVRGGRLFSDLAHIIHELRERTSLRVVFLEATDAALVRRFEQVRRPHPLQEGGTLLDGIARERERMIEVREQADIIIDTTEFNIHQLATTVTEIFTAQGDAGVKVTVESFGFKYGTPSDADMVADARFLPNPFWQPELRAANGLEAAVSDYVLAQEGALEFLDAFEAMLRPVLAGYARENKRHATIAIGCTGGKHRSVALVQQLAERLRQGSPVTVTVKHRDLGRE, from the coding sequence ATGCCCGACTCCGTCCCCCACGACGTCCTGATCGTCACCGGCATGTCCGGCGCGGGACGCTCGACGGTTGCCAACGCCCTCGAGGACATCGGCTGGTACGTCGTCGACAACCTCCCGCCTCAGATGCTGCGGCCGCTGGTCGATCTTGCCGTGCACCCGGGCAGCGCCCTGCCCCGCATCGCCGCCGTCGTCGACGTGCGCGGCGGGCGCCTGTTCAGCGATCTCGCCCACATCATCCACGAGCTCCGCGAGCGCACGAGCCTGCGCGTCGTCTTCCTCGAAGCGACGGATGCGGCGCTCGTGCGGCGCTTCGAGCAGGTTCGGCGCCCGCATCCGCTGCAGGAGGGCGGCACGCTGCTTGACGGCATCGCCCGCGAGCGCGAGCGCATGATCGAGGTGCGCGAGCAGGCGGACATCATCATCGACACGACCGAGTTCAACATCCACCAGCTCGCGACGACCGTCACCGAGATCTTCACGGCGCAGGGCGATGCGGGAGTGAAGGTCACCGTCGAGAGCTTCGGGTTCAAGTACGGCACTCCGAGCGATGCCGACATGGTCGCCGACGCGCGCTTCCTGCCGAACCCGTTCTGGCAGCCAGAGCTGCGGGCCGCGAATGGTCTCGAGGCCGCGGTGAGCGACTACGTGCTCGCCCAGGAGGGCGCCCTGGAGTTCCTCGACGCGTTCGAGGCGATGCTGCGGCCAGTGCTCGCCGGATACGCCCGCGAGAACAAGCGACACGCCACGATCGCCATCGGCTGCACGGGCGGCAAGCACCGCTCGGTGGCCCTCGTGCAGCAGCTCGCCGAGCGCCTGCGGCAGGGATCGCCCGTCACCGTGACCGTGAAGCATCGCGACCTCGGACGCGAGTAA
- the uvrC gene encoding excinuclease ABC subunit UvrC, with the protein MVPREDWRPKRGEIPTEPGVYRFLDASGRVLYVGKAKNLRSRLSNYFQPLHSLHERTRRMVTTAQGVEWTVVGSELEALSLEYTWIKEFAPPFNVKFRDDKTYPYLAITLAERVPRVMITRNRKLTGARYFGPYTKVWAVRETVDLMLKAFPMRSCSDSVYQRAHRTGRPCLLGDIGRCAAPCVGRVTPEEHRGIALDFASFMAGNDESYVRGLRTAMTAAARDLDYESAARLRDQIGALETVLAKSAVVLDEQTDADVYGIAADELAAAVQLFIVRGGRIRGVRAWVVDTELDVTLTDLVDTVLQNAYDEGDAPAREIIVPAVPDDVAALQQVLTERRRAAGERGAVAVKTAQRGQKAALAETVATNATGALLQYKTRRSGDFTARSQALADIQEALGLAEAPLRLECFDVSHFGGSNPVASMVVFEDGLPRKDQYRTFAIADARDDTDAIHQVLRRRLTYLHDEAAATSPGDGPDGAAPARKAFHYRPGLLVIDGGQPQVAAAARALRDEGLTDIAVCGIAKRLEEIWLPDSDYPVILPRSSDALFLLQRLRDEAHRFALKYQTKKRSSDIRTVLESIPGLGPARTRELLQRFGSVARLRAATADELAAVPGIGPTTAEAVRRALRDGG; encoded by the coding sequence ATGGTGCCGCGGGAGGACTGGCGCCCGAAGCGCGGTGAGATCCCGACCGAGCCGGGTGTCTATCGGTTCCTCGACGCGTCGGGCCGGGTGCTGTACGTCGGCAAGGCGAAGAACCTCCGCAGCCGGCTGAGCAACTACTTCCAGCCTCTGCACAGCTTGCACGAGCGGACCCGCCGGATGGTCACGACCGCCCAGGGCGTGGAGTGGACGGTGGTCGGCAGCGAGCTCGAGGCGCTGTCACTCGAGTACACCTGGATCAAGGAGTTCGCGCCCCCTTTCAACGTCAAGTTCCGCGACGACAAGACCTACCCGTATCTCGCCATCACCCTCGCCGAGCGCGTGCCGCGGGTGATGATCACCCGCAATCGAAAGCTCACCGGGGCACGGTACTTCGGGCCGTACACGAAGGTGTGGGCCGTGCGCGAGACCGTCGACCTGATGCTGAAGGCCTTCCCGATGCGGTCGTGCTCCGACTCGGTCTACCAGCGCGCGCACCGTACCGGGCGCCCGTGCCTGCTCGGCGACATCGGCAGGTGCGCGGCGCCCTGCGTCGGCCGCGTCACGCCGGAGGAGCACCGGGGCATCGCCCTCGACTTCGCCTCGTTCATGGCCGGCAACGACGAGAGCTACGTGCGAGGCCTCCGCACCGCGATGACCGCGGCCGCGCGCGACCTCGACTACGAGTCCGCGGCCCGGCTTCGCGACCAGATCGGCGCGCTCGAGACCGTGCTCGCCAAGAGCGCCGTGGTGCTCGACGAGCAGACCGACGCCGACGTGTACGGCATCGCCGCCGATGAGCTCGCCGCGGCGGTGCAGCTCTTCATCGTGCGCGGCGGGCGCATCCGGGGCGTGCGGGCCTGGGTCGTCGACACCGAGCTCGACGTCACCTTGACCGACCTCGTCGACACCGTGCTCCAGAACGCCTACGACGAGGGCGACGCGCCGGCCCGCGAGATCATCGTGCCCGCCGTGCCCGACGACGTCGCCGCCCTGCAGCAGGTGCTGACGGAGCGGCGCCGGGCGGCGGGGGAGCGCGGCGCGGTGGCCGTCAAGACGGCGCAGCGCGGCCAGAAGGCGGCCCTCGCCGAGACCGTCGCCACGAACGCGACCGGCGCGCTGCTGCAGTACAAGACCCGTCGCAGCGGTGACTTCACGGCGCGGTCGCAGGCACTCGCGGACATCCAGGAGGCCCTCGGTCTCGCCGAGGCGCCGCTGCGGCTGGAGTGCTTCGACGTCTCGCACTTCGGGGGGAGCAACCCGGTCGCCTCGATGGTCGTGTTCGAGGACGGCCTGCCGCGCAAGGACCAGTACCGCACCTTCGCCATCGCGGATGCCCGCGACGACACCGACGCGATCCACCAGGTGCTCCGCCGGCGCCTGACCTACCTCCACGACGAGGCGGCGGCGACGAGCCCGGGGGATGGCCCCGACGGCGCGGCGCCCGCCCGGAAGGCGTTCCACTACCGGCCCGGACTCCTCGTGATCGACGGCGGCCAGCCGCAGGTCGCGGCGGCCGCGCGGGCACTGCGCGACGAAGGTCTGACCGACATCGCCGTGTGCGGCATCGCGAAGCGCCTCGAGGAGATCTGGCTGCCCGACAGCGACTACCCGGTGATCCTGCCACGCTCGTCCGACGCGCTGTTCCTCCTGCAGCGCCTGCGCGACGAGGCGCACCGATTCGCCCTCAAGTACCAGACGAAGAAGAGGTCGTCGGATATCCGTACCGTCCTCGAGAGCATCCCGGGCCTCGGGCCCGCCCGCACCCGCGAGCTGCTGCAGCGCTTCGGCTCGGTGGCGCGGCTCCGCGCCGCCACCGCCGACGAGCTCGCGGCCGTGCCCGGCATCGGCCCGACGACCGCAGAGGCCGTCCGCCGCGCACTCCGCGACGGCGGGTAG
- a CDS encoding superoxide dismutase, whose translation MTVYTLPELGYDYAALEPHISARIMELHHSKHHAAYVAGANGALEAMAEARETGAFANINRLEKDLAFHLGGHINHSIFWTNLSPDGGDKPTGELAAAIDEYFGSFDKFVAHFTAASMGIQGSGWGVLSWDPIGRRLIIQQLFDQQGNTAQATVPLLQLDMWEHAFYLDYVNVKADYVKAFWNIVNWQNVADRFAAARSTTDGLLLLS comes from the coding sequence ATGACCGTCTACACCTTGCCCGAGCTCGGCTACGACTACGCCGCTCTCGAGCCCCACATCAGCGCTCGCATCATGGAGCTGCACCACTCGAAGCACCACGCCGCCTACGTGGCGGGTGCCAACGGCGCTCTCGAGGCGATGGCGGAGGCGCGCGAGACCGGTGCGTTCGCCAACATCAACCGTCTCGAGAAGGACCTCGCCTTCCACCTCGGCGGCCACATCAACCACTCGATCTTCTGGACCAACCTCTCGCCCGACGGGGGCGACAAGCCCACCGGCGAGCTGGCCGCGGCGATCGACGAGTACTTCGGCTCGTTCGACAAGTTCGTCGCGCACTTCACCGCCGCGTCGATGGGTATCCAGGGCTCCGGCTGGGGCGTGCTGAGCTGGGACCCGATCGGGCGCCGGCTCATCATCCAGCAGCTGTTCGACCAGCAGGGCAACACCGCGCAGGCCACGGTGCCCCTGCTGCAGCTGGACATGTGGGAGCACGCCTTCTACCTGGACTACGTGAACGTGAAGGCCGACTACGTGAAGGCGTTCTGGAACATCGTCAACTGGCAGAACGTGGCCGACCGCTTCGCCGCGGCACGTTCGACGACGGACGGGCTCCTGCTACTGTCATAG
- the whiA gene encoding DNA-binding protein WhiA, which yields MALTAEVKQELAQVAVTKTTVRAAELAAILRFAGGLHLISGRVAVEVELDSPDIARRVRRDIAELYGTRSDASILSPGGIRKAPAYVVRVLDGGETLARQTGLLDARRRPVRGLPNKLTTGSREELAAVWRGAFLAHGSLTDPGRSAALEVTCPGNESAMALVGAAGRLGIAAKAREVRGVHRVVIRDGEKISAMLRLMGAAATVTAWEELRARREVRATANRLVNFDDANLRRSAQAAVAACARVERALEILGDDLPEHLRYAGQLRLDHRDASLDELGHHADPPMTKDAVAGRIRRLLAMADKRAEQLGIPGTDANLPADLDLA from the coding sequence GTGGCATTGACCGCTGAGGTGAAGCAGGAGCTCGCGCAGGTGGCGGTCACGAAGACGACCGTCCGCGCGGCCGAGCTCGCCGCGATCCTCCGGTTCGCCGGCGGTCTTCACCTGATCTCCGGCCGCGTGGCCGTCGAGGTCGAGCTCGACTCGCCCGACATCGCCCGGCGCGTGCGCCGCGACATCGCGGAGCTGTACGGCACCCGCAGCGACGCCTCGATCCTGTCGCCCGGCGGCATCCGCAAGGCACCCGCGTACGTCGTGCGGGTGCTCGACGGGGGAGAGACGCTCGCCCGGCAGACCGGGCTGCTCGACGCCCGACGTCGCCCGGTGCGCGGACTGCCCAACAAGCTGACGACGGGGTCCCGGGAAGAGCTCGCCGCCGTCTGGCGCGGCGCTTTCCTCGCTCACGGCTCGCTGACCGACCCCGGCCGTTCGGCGGCGCTCGAGGTCACCTGCCCCGGCAACGAGTCGGCCATGGCGCTCGTCGGCGCCGCGGGTCGTCTCGGAATCGCGGCCAAGGCCCGCGAGGTGCGCGGCGTGCATCGCGTCGTGATCCGCGACGGGGAGAAGATCAGCGCGATGCTGCGGCTCATGGGCGCCGCGGCGACCGTGACCGCCTGGGAGGAGCTACGGGCCCGGCGCGAGGTGCGCGCCACCGCCAACCGGCTCGTCAACTTCGACGATGCCAATCTCCGCCGCTCGGCGCAGGCGGCGGTGGCTGCCTGCGCCCGCGTCGAGCGCGCCCTGGAGATCCTCGGCGACGATCTGCCCGAGCACCTCCGCTACGCGGGGCAGCTGCGCCTCGATCACCGCGACGCCAGCCTCGACGAGCTCGGCCACCACGCCGACCCGCCGATGACCAAGGACGCCGTCGCGGGGCGCATCCGCCGGCTGCTCGCGATGGCCGACAAACGAGCCGAGCAGTTGGGCATCCCCGGCACCGACGCCAATCTGCCCGCCGACCTCGACCTCGCCTGA
- the uvrA gene encoding excinuclease ABC subunit UvrA — translation MGRVSATPLESAPHLSVRGARVHNLRDVDLVIPRDALVVFTGLSGSGKSSLAFDTIFAEGQRRYVESLSAYARQFLGQVDRPDVDFIEGLSPAVSIDQKSTNRNPRSTVGTITEIYDYMRLLWARVGIPHCPECGERIQRQTVQQIADELMELPEGTRFQVLAPVVSQKKGEFVDLFRELSASGYARAVVDGELIQLTEPPTLKKQVKHDIAVVVDRLVANADALSRLTDSLETALGLTDGLVVVDFVDREPEAADRTRTFSEKLSCPNRHPLQLTEIEPRTFSFNAPFGACPVCSGLGTRMAVDVDLLIGDPTLSVNEGVILPWNQQGKGLYSYFQKLLAGLARDLGFSLDTPWGELEQSVQEAILLGNDFEVRVKWRNRFGRDVTYSTGFEGVIPYIERKYAEADSDWAQQRFAEYLREVPCPECNGARLKPEVLAVKVDGRSISEVAELSLLDSYAFMQGITLTEREAAIAAAVLREIRARLEFLLEVGLGYLSMARAAGTLSGGEAQRIRLATQIGSGLTGVLYVLDEPSIGLHQRDNRRLIDTLVKLKSLGNTLIVVEHDEDTIRTADWVVDIGPGAGEHGGRVVHSGPYAELIANPASITGDYLAGRRTVVDSVTRRPIDPERMLTVVGARANNLRDVTVDFPLGAFVAVTGVSGSGKSSLVNDILYKVLANRLNGARQVPGKHLRVTGLEHLDKVVHVDQAPIGRTPRSNPATYTGVFDRIRALFAETVEAKARGYQQGRFSFNVKGGRCENCAGDGTIKIEMNFLPDVYVACEVCGGARYNRDTLTVHYKGKNIAEVLDMPIEEAAEFFEPISAIHRYLKTLVDVGLGYVRLGQSATTLSGGEAQRVKLATELQKRSNGRSIYVLDEPTTGLHFEDVRKLLLVLNGLVDKGNTVIVIEHNLDVIRAADWIIDLGPEGGSGGGQVIATGTPEEVALVPESHTGAFLRDLLPVAGPVAAKA, via the coding sequence ATGGGCCGAGTGTCGGCCACCCCTCTCGAATCTGCCCCGCACCTGAGCGTCCGCGGCGCGCGCGTGCACAACCTGCGCGACGTCGACCTCGTGATCCCGCGCGACGCCCTCGTCGTGTTCACCGGGCTCTCTGGCTCGGGCAAGAGCTCCCTGGCCTTCGACACGATCTTCGCCGAGGGCCAGCGCCGGTACGTGGAATCGCTGTCGGCCTACGCCCGCCAGTTCCTCGGCCAGGTTGACCGCCCCGACGTCGACTTCATCGAGGGCCTCAGCCCCGCGGTCTCCATCGACCAGAAGTCGACGAACCGCAACCCGCGCTCGACGGTCGGCACGATCACCGAGATCTACGACTACATGCGTCTGCTCTGGGCGCGGGTCGGCATCCCGCACTGCCCGGAGTGCGGCGAGCGCATTCAGCGCCAGACCGTGCAGCAGATCGCCGACGAGCTCATGGAGCTGCCGGAGGGCACCCGATTCCAGGTTCTCGCCCCTGTCGTGAGCCAGAAGAAGGGCGAGTTCGTCGACCTCTTCCGCGAGCTCTCCGCCTCGGGCTACGCACGCGCCGTCGTCGACGGCGAGCTCATCCAGCTCACCGAGCCGCCGACGCTCAAGAAGCAGGTGAAGCACGACATCGCCGTCGTCGTCGATCGCCTCGTCGCCAACGCCGATGCGCTGAGCCGTCTGACCGACTCGCTGGAGACCGCGCTCGGTCTCACCGACGGACTGGTGGTCGTCGACTTCGTCGATCGTGAGCCCGAGGCGGCCGACCGCACGCGCACCTTCAGCGAGAAGCTCAGCTGCCCGAACCGCCACCCCCTGCAGCTGACCGAGATCGAGCCGCGGACGTTCTCGTTCAACGCCCCCTTCGGGGCCTGCCCGGTGTGCTCGGGCCTCGGCACGCGCATGGCCGTCGACGTCGACCTGCTCATCGGCGATCCGACCCTGAGCGTCAACGAGGGCGTCATCCTGCCGTGGAACCAGCAGGGCAAGGGTCTCTACAGCTACTTCCAGAAGCTCCTCGCCGGCCTGGCCCGCGACCTCGGATTCTCGCTCGACACCCCCTGGGGCGAGCTCGAGCAGAGCGTGCAGGAGGCCATCCTGCTGGGCAACGACTTCGAGGTGCGGGTCAAGTGGCGCAACCGCTTCGGGCGCGACGTCACCTACTCGACCGGCTTCGAGGGCGTGATCCCGTACATCGAGCGCAAGTACGCCGAGGCCGACAGTGATTGGGCCCAGCAGCGGTTCGCCGAGTACCTGCGCGAGGTTCCCTGCCCGGAGTGCAACGGTGCGCGCCTCAAGCCCGAGGTGCTCGCCGTGAAGGTCGACGGCCGCAGCATCTCCGAGGTCGCCGAGCTCAGCCTGCTCGATTCCTACGCGTTCATGCAGGGCATCACGCTGACCGAGCGCGAGGCGGCGATCGCGGCCGCTGTGCTCCGGGAGATCCGCGCCCGGCTCGAGTTCCTGCTCGAAGTGGGTCTCGGCTACCTGAGCATGGCGCGCGCGGCGGGAACGCTCTCGGGCGGCGAGGCGCAGCGCATCCGCCTGGCCACTCAGATCGGGTCGGGCCTGACGGGCGTGCTGTACGTGCTCGACGAGCCCTCTATCGGTCTGCACCAGCGCGACAACCGCCGCCTCATCGACACCCTCGTGAAGCTCAAGAGCCTCGGCAACACCCTGATCGTCGTCGAGCATGATGAAGACACGATCCGCACCGCGGACTGGGTCGTCGACATCGGTCCGGGCGCGGGAGAGCACGGGGGCCGCGTCGTGCACTCCGGGCCGTACGCCGAGCTGATCGCCAACCCGGCCTCGATCACGGGCGACTACCTCGCCGGTCGGCGCACGGTCGTCGACTCGGTCACCCGGCGCCCGATCGACCCCGAGCGGATGCTCACCGTGGTCGGCGCTCGAGCAAACAATCTCCGCGATGTGACCGTCGACTTCCCGCTCGGCGCCTTCGTCGCCGTCACCGGTGTGAGCGGCTCGGGCAAGTCGTCGCTCGTCAACGACATCCTCTACAAGGTGCTCGCGAACCGGCTCAACGGGGCGCGGCAGGTTCCGGGCAAGCACTTGCGCGTGACCGGGCTCGAGCACCTCGACAAGGTCGTGCACGTCGACCAGGCGCCGATCGGCCGCACCCCGCGGTCGAACCCCGCGACCTACACCGGTGTCTTCGACCGCATCCGAGCCCTGTTCGCCGAGACCGTCGAGGCGAAGGCGCGTGGCTACCAACAGGGCCGCTTCAGCTTCAACGTCAAGGGCGGCCGCTGCGAGAACTGCGCCGGCGACGGCACGATCAAGATCGAGATGAACTTCCTTCCCGACGTCTACGTCGCCTGCGAGGTCTGCGGCGGAGCCCGCTACAACCGCGACACGCTGACCGTGCACTACAAGGGCAAGAACATCGCCGAGGTGCTCGACATGCCGATCGAGGAGGCCGCGGAGTTCTTCGAGCCGATCTCGGCCATCCACCGCTATTTGAAGACGCTGGTCGATGTCGGGCTCGGCTACGTGCGGCTCGGGCAGAGCGCTACCACGCTGTCGGGCGGCGAGGCCCAGCGCGTGAAGCTCGCCACCGAGCTGCAGAAGCGCTCGAACGGTCGCAGCATCTACGTGCTCGACGAGCCGACGACGGGCCTGCACTTCGAAGATGTCCGCAAGCTGCTGCTCGTGCTGAACGGCCTGGTCGACAAGGGCAACACGGTCATCGTCATCGAGCACAATCTCGACGTCATCCGTGCCGCCGACTGGATCATCGATCTCGGCCCCGAGGGAGGCTCGGGCGGCGGACAGGTCATCGCGACCGGCACGCCGGAGGAGGTCGCGCTCGTGCCGGAGAGCCACACCGGCGCGTTCCTCCGCGACCTGCTGCCCGTCGCCGGCCCGGTCGCCGCGAAGGCCTGA
- the coaE gene encoding dephospho-CoA kinase has protein sequence MDVIGLTGGIAAGKSTVAARLAEHGAVVIDADRLAREAVAPGSPGLAAVVERFGPRVLDAEGELDRAALGAIIFGDPEDRAALNAIVHPEVRRLFHERVQEVAAAAPDAVVVYDVPLLVESRAAEEFSLIVVVHAPAALRVERLIALRGMDPASARDRVAAQVSDDERLAIADVVIDSSGTLESTIEQVDALWQRLVAERAARTGVSDPSS, from the coding sequence GTGGATGTCATTGGGCTGACGGGCGGCATCGCCGCGGGCAAGTCGACGGTGGCGGCGCGGCTCGCGGAGCATGGTGCGGTCGTCATCGACGCCGATCGGCTCGCCCGCGAGGCGGTCGCCCCCGGCAGTCCGGGGCTCGCGGCCGTTGTGGAGCGCTTCGGCCCGCGGGTGCTCGACGCCGAGGGTGAACTCGATCGTGCCGCGCTCGGAGCGATCATCTTCGGCGATCCCGAGGATCGTGCCGCGCTCAACGCGATCGTGCACCCCGAGGTTCGCCGACTCTTCCACGAGCGCGTCCAGGAGGTCGCGGCGGCCGCCCCCGACGCGGTCGTCGTGTACGACGTCCCCCTCCTGGTCGAGTCGCGGGCCGCCGAGGAGTTCAGCCTCATCGTCGTCGTGCACGCGCCCGCCGCCCTGCGCGTCGAGCGGCTGATTGCCCTCCGCGGCATGGATCCGGCATCCGCCCGCGATCGCGTCGCCGCCCAGGTGAGCGATGACGAGCGCCTCGCCATCGCCGACGTCGTCATCGACTCCAGCGGCACGCTCGAGAGCACGATCGAGCAGGTGGATGCGCTCTGGCAGCGCCTCGTCGCCGAGCGCGCCGCTCGCACCGGAGTGTCAGACCCCTCCTCGTAG